The following are from one region of the Gammaproteobacteria bacterium genome:
- the cas4 gene encoding CRISPR-associated protein Cas4 — translation MLSALQHYSYCPRQCALIHVEQAFDENVHTMRGNAVHQRVDEPGYESFEGVRSEKALPVWSERLGLIGKCDVVEFYPDGRIYPVEYKHGKKRAKAHDDIQLAAQAICLEEMTGKPVTHGAIYHHTSRRRREVAITDSLRQQVEETVAAVRALLVSGKLPPPVNDARCKECSLKEICQPQALADKTHQHEILTGLFNVDE, via the coding sequence ATGCTCTCCGCTTTGCAGCATTACAGCTATTGTCCGCGGCAGTGCGCATTGATTCATGTCGAACAGGCGTTTGATGAAAATGTCCATACCATGCGCGGCAATGCCGTGCATCAACGTGTCGATGAACCCGGTTATGAATCGTTTGAAGGCGTGCGCAGCGAAAAGGCATTGCCGGTTTGGTCGGAGCGTTTGGGTTTGATCGGCAAATGCGATGTCGTCGAGTTTTACCCGGATGGGCGCATTTATCCGGTGGAATACAAGCACGGTAAGAAACGTGCAAAAGCGCATGACGATATCCAATTAGCCGCGCAGGCGATCTGTCTGGAAGAAATGACCGGAAAGCCGGTGACGCACGGTGCGATTTATCATCACACTTCCCGTCGTCGCCGTGAAGTGGCCATTACCGATTCGTTGCGTCAGCAGGTTGAGGAAACTGTGGCGGCGGTGCGTGCTTTGCTGGTCTCCGGAAAATTACCGCCGCCGGTTAACGACGCGCGCTGCAAGGAGTGTTCGCTGAAAGAAATCTGCCAGCCCCAAGCTCTGGCGGATAAAACCCACCAGCACGAAATATTGACCGGATTGTTTAACGTGGACGAATAG
- a CDS encoding nucleotidyltransferase domain-containing protein, with the protein MTNSISTSNEEALLRQMVDTIVREASPETIILFGSRARGDARPDSDVDLLIVETEPFSPQRSRRKEAARLYIALKGLEISKDLLLYSRDEFEHWRSSTNHVVGRAVREGKVLHGRP; encoded by the coding sequence ATGACCAATTCAATCAGTACCAGTAACGAAGAAGCTTTATTGCGGCAGATGGTTGATACCATTGTCCGTGAGGCCTCGCCGGAAACGATCATTCTTTTTGGTTCGCGAGCACGGGGTGATGCCCGGCCGGATTCCGATGTCGATCTGCTCATTGTTGAAACCGAGCCATTTTCGCCACAGCGCAGCCGTAGGAAGGAAGCGGCGCGATTGTATATCGCGTTAAAGGGGCTGGAAATATCCAAGGATTTGCTTCTCTATAGCCGTGATGAATTCGAGCATTGGAGAAGTTCAACCAATCATGTGGTTGGACGGGCTGTGCGCGAGGGAAAAGTACTCCATGGCCGACCTTGA
- the cas2 gene encoding CRISPR-associated endonuclease Cas2 translates to MLIIVTYDVSTETKEGRRRLRRVAKICEGIGQRVQKSVFECKVSLMQYEELERRLLAEIDEKEDNLRLYRLTEPVDLHVKEYGKFKAIDFDGSLIA, encoded by the coding sequence ATGCTCATTATCGTTACCTACGATGTTTCAACCGAAACTAAGGAAGGCCGCAGAAGATTGCGGCGTGTCGCCAAAATTTGCGAAGGAATCGGGCAGCGTGTGCAGAAATCGGTTTTCGAGTGCAAAGTCAGCCTGATGCAATACGAAGAACTGGAGCGCAGATTGCTGGCGGAAATCGACGAGAAAGAAGATAACCTGCGACTCTATCGTCTGACGGAACCCGTCGATTTGCATGTCAAAGAATACGGAAAATTCAAGGCTATTGATTTTGACGGCTCATTGATTGCCTAG
- a CDS encoding ribbon-helix-helix protein, CopG family, with product MTTLNIRLTEQIEQRLTEEAARENKTRSEIARDALDWYLLEIEKKRFMDQLLEEARSGYAIESIRREAQVIAEEFLPIENEMLENVEGRLSGGLPHTKPPEKWWK from the coding sequence ATGACCACGCTCAATATTCGATTAACCGAGCAGATTGAACAGCGGCTTACCGAAGAAGCAGCGCGTGAAAATAAAACCCGCTCTGAAATCGCACGCGATGCATTGGACTGGTATCTGTTGGAGATCGAGAAAAAGCGTTTCATGGATCAACTCTTGGAAGAAGCACGATCAGGATATGCCATCGAAAGTATCCGGCGAGAAGCGCAAGTCATTGCCGAAGAATTTCTGCCGATTGAAAACGAAATGCTGGAGAATGTTGAGGGTCGCCTATCCGGCGGTTTGCCACATACTAAGCCTCCCGAAAAATGGTGGAAGTAA
- the cas5c gene encoding type I-C CRISPR-associated protein Cas5 produces the protein MSDFRRSSIEFKVWGRFALFTDPLTKIGGEKCSYHIPTYEALKGIAKSIYWKPTIIWVIDEVRVMKRIRTQTKGTKPLNFEGIYPSERNPQKKETPPNTLAIYTFLSDVEYQVKAHFEWNMHRPELAEDRNESKHHIVAKRMLERGGRQDIFLGTRDCQGYVEPCKFGSDEGAYDTDGELAYGLMFHGFDYPDETGDNNLRARFWQPTMMNGVIRFSRPEDCKVSKLIREMPVKKFECGQNLLDVEKEEPLSLEDMT, from the coding sequence GTGTCTGATTTCAGAAGAAGCAGTATTGAATTCAAGGTGTGGGGGCGATTCGCGCTCTTTACTGATCCGCTGACAAAAATCGGTGGCGAGAAGTGCTCCTACCATATCCCGACTTACGAGGCGCTTAAGGGCATTGCCAAGTCGATCTACTGGAAGCCCACTATTATTTGGGTGATTGACGAAGTTCGGGTGATGAAGCGTATTCGCACACAGACCAAAGGCACCAAGCCACTAAATTTCGAGGGTATTTATCCAAGTGAGAGGAATCCTCAGAAAAAAGAAACGCCGCCAAATACTCTGGCGATTTATACCTTTCTGTCGGATGTTGAATATCAGGTTAAAGCGCATTTTGAATGGAATATGCATCGACCTGAATTGGCGGAAGACCGCAACGAATCCAAGCATCACATCGTCGCCAAGCGAATGCTGGAACGTGGTGGACGGCAAGATATTTTCCTTGGCACCCGTGATTGCCAAGGTTATGTCGAACCCTGCAAGTTTGGGTCGGATGAAGGAGCTTACGACACCGATGGCGAGCTTGCTTATGGCCTGATGTTTCATGGGTTTGATTATCCCGACGAGACTGGCGACAACAATCTCCGCGCGCGTTTTTGGCAACCCACGATGATGAATGGTGTGATCCGATTTAGTCGCCCCGAGGATTGCAAGGTTAGTAAACTCATCAGGGAAATGCCAGTCAAGAAATTTGAGTGTGGACAAAACCTCCTTGATGTAGAAAAAGAAGAGCCATTGTCATTGGAGGATATGACATGA
- the cas8c gene encoding type I-C CRISPR-associated protein Cas8c/Csd1, which produces MSWIQKLYDTYEQCAGQADLFSTESSLEPICHTSQQAHIEVTINGEGDFLRANVIPKGQGVTLVPCTEASVGRSGSKPINHPLCDKLQYLAGDFSKFGGVVTSGFADDPTEPHKIYQSLLSKWANSSFTHPKIIAIQAYVQKRHLVSDLVREKILLTDEKNQLLTEWSGDKKEAPAIFGIMPNSNSPDGAVIRWRVEIPGEPLSETWKDRGLMDAWIAFYSSQKDNQGLCLVTGKILNLAEQHPAKLRHGADKAKFISSNDTSGFTFRGRFVDANQACGVGFEVTQKAHNALRWLITRQAYRNGDQAIVAWAVSGKKIPDPFANSFDLFGIVSEESEAKQNHAGPSDAGQAFSQRLAKKLAGYRVEIGSAKEIVVMALDSATPGRMAITYYRELDHSEFLNRIEAWHKEYAWHQNFSKDMKFIGAPAPKDIAEAAFGRRLDEKLRKATIERLLPCIIDGQNIPLDLVESTAHRVSNRVGLEYWEWEKYLGIACALFRGYQKERGYQMALELNRTSRDYLYGRLLAIAENIEDRALYVGGEKRDTSAAKLMQRFADHPFSTWKTIELSLSPYKTRLRSKRPAFLATMESQLDEVINLFQTNDFMEDKKLSGEFLLGYHCQRQTLRTKHETEQTENVEIDITETN; this is translated from the coding sequence ATGAGCTGGATTCAGAAACTTTATGACACATATGAACAGTGTGCTGGTCAGGCTGATCTGTTCAGTACCGAATCTTCGCTGGAGCCAATATGTCATACCTCCCAGCAAGCTCACATTGAGGTAACCATTAATGGGGAGGGAGATTTCCTACGCGCCAATGTAATCCCCAAAGGACAAGGCGTGACGCTTGTGCCATGTACCGAAGCATCGGTTGGTCGGTCAGGAAGCAAGCCCATTAATCACCCGCTATGCGACAAGCTGCAATATCTTGCGGGTGACTTCAGCAAATTTGGTGGTGTGGTTACATCAGGGTTTGCAGACGATCCAACAGAACCACATAAGATTTATCAATCTCTTTTGTCCAAATGGGCGAACTCCTCTTTCACACATCCAAAAATAATTGCGATTCAAGCTTATGTGCAGAAGAGACATTTGGTTAGCGATCTTGTACGAGAAAAAATTTTACTTACCGATGAAAAGAATCAGTTGTTGACGGAGTGGAGCGGCGACAAAAAAGAAGCCCCCGCTATTTTTGGCATAATGCCTAATAGCAATTCCCCCGATGGTGCAGTCATTCGCTGGCGGGTCGAAATTCCTGGTGAACCCTTATCAGAAACTTGGAAAGATCGAGGCTTGATGGATGCTTGGATTGCTTTCTACAGCAGTCAAAAAGATAACCAAGGCCTTTGCTTGGTCACAGGTAAAATTTTGAACTTGGCAGAGCAACATCCTGCCAAGCTCAGGCATGGCGCGGATAAAGCAAAATTTATTTCATCCAATGACACCAGCGGTTTTACATTTCGCGGGAGATTTGTTGATGCCAATCAAGCTTGTGGTGTGGGCTTCGAGGTCACACAAAAAGCGCACAACGCATTGCGTTGGCTGATTACTCGTCAGGCTTACCGAAATGGTGATCAAGCAATTGTTGCGTGGGCTGTATCTGGAAAAAAAATACCAGACCCATTTGCGAATTCTTTTGATCTATTTGGAATTGTATCGGAGGAGTCAGAGGCCAAACAGAATCATGCGGGTCCAAGCGATGCAGGGCAAGCTTTTAGTCAGCGTTTAGCGAAGAAACTTGCCGGGTATCGGGTTGAAATCGGTTCTGCCAAAGAAATTGTGGTAATGGCGCTGGATTCAGCTACACCTGGTCGTATGGCGATTACCTATTACCGAGAACTTGATCATTCAGAATTTCTGAACCGAATTGAAGCATGGCATAAAGAATATGCTTGGCATCAGAATTTTAGCAAGGATATGAAGTTTATTGGAGCGCCAGCTCCCAAGGATATTGCTGAAGCTGCGTTTGGCCGCCGATTGGATGAAAAATTACGCAAAGCAACGATAGAGCGTTTGCTGCCTTGCATCATTGATGGTCAAAATATTCCTCTTGATCTCGTGGAATCAACTGCTCATAGGGTAAGCAACCGAGTTGGGCTCGAATACTGGGAGTGGGAAAAATATCTTGGCATTGCCTGTGCGTTATTTAGGGGTTATCAAAAAGAAAGGGGTTATCAAATGGCATTAGAATTAAATCGAACCAGTCGTGATTACTTATATGGTCGTCTTTTAGCGATCGCGGAAAACATTGAAGATCGCGCGCTGTATGTTGGCGGCGAGAAGCGTGATACCAGCGCTGCAAAGTTGATGCAACGTTTTGCCGATCACCCGTTTTCAACATGGAAAACTATTGAGCTTTCATTGAGCCCATATAAAACTCGTTTACGATCTAAGCGTCCAGCATTTCTTGCCACAATGGAAAGTCAGCTTGACGAGGTTATCAATTTATTTCAGACAAATGACTTTATGGAAGATAAAAAATTATCTGGGGAGTTTTTGCTAGGTTATCACTGTCAACGACAAACACTCCGAACCAAGCATGAAACCGAGCAAACCGAGAATGTAGAAATAGACATTACCGAAACAAATTGA
- a CDS encoding HEPN domain-containing protein, whose product MADLERARAMLRMAHKDFDALVGMLENPLFADEIFGFHIQQAVEKALKAWLCIHGDTYPMTHELARLLALLEIQGIEVSAYWPLVQYTIFAVQARYEEGITELDEPIDREMEIQNVRALLVQVEYAITAQG is encoded by the coding sequence ATGGCCGACCTTGAACGGGCGCGTGCAATGTTGCGGATGGCGCATAAAGATTTTGATGCGCTCGTCGGCATGCTGGAAAATCCTTTATTTGCAGATGAGATTTTCGGATTTCATATCCAGCAAGCGGTGGAAAAAGCATTAAAAGCATGGTTATGCATTCATGGCGATACTTATCCCATGACGCATGAGCTGGCAAGGCTACTGGCTTTACTGGAAATACAAGGTATTGAGGTGAGCGCGTATTGGCCGCTGGTTCAATACACGATATTCGCCGTTCAAGCGCGCTACGAAGAAGGTATTACCGAACTGGACGAACCGATTGACCGCGAGATGGAAATCCAGAATGTGCGGGCTTTATTGGTGCAGGTAGAGTACGCAATCACCGCACAAGGTTAA
- a CDS encoding type II toxin-antitoxin system PemK/MazF family toxin gives MVEVIRRGEIWVANLNPPRGQEIGKIRPVLVFQDNALTAIGTPMIIILPLTTQIYPAFKQWRVTITARHRLLKDCQVIVDQPRTLDRSRFGEGPLATLSEEEIISVERAFLGVCGMFHYAIRPR, from the coding sequence ATGGTGGAAGTAATCCGCCGCGGCGAGATTTGGGTTGCCAATCTGAATCCGCCGCGCGGGCAAGAAATCGGCAAGATCCGTCCGGTTCTGGTTTTTCAGGACAATGCTCTCACCGCGATCGGAACACCGATGATCATTATCCTGCCACTGACAACACAAATCTATCCCGCATTCAAGCAATGGCGGGTAACAATCACAGCTCGTCACCGTTTGCTGAAAGACTGTCAGGTCATTGTCGATCAACCGCGAACCTTGGATCGCTCCCGATTCGGGGAAGGACCTTTGGCTACACTCAGCGAAGAAGAAATAATTTCCGTTGAACGAGCCTTTCTCGGTGTATGCGGCATGTTTCATTATGCTATTCGTCCACGTTAA
- the cas1c gene encoding type I-C CRISPR-associated endonuclease Cas1 encodes MYQILNTLYIMTPNAYAHLENDTVRIDVERQKKLQVPLHHLGTLVCFGNVMVSPALMHRCADDGIGLVLLDTNGRFKARLEGAVSGNILLRQAQHRKAAEEPFALAIAKAVIAGKLRNCRQVLQRGARETTDEQDQKILSQASEALAGSIRNLAVAADLDVVRGVEGDAAKVYFSALPSLVRRNIREHFTMEGRTRRPPRDRFNALLSFLYSMVMNDCRSALESVGLDPQLGFLHSVRPGRAALALDLMEEFRSIFADRLALTLINRGQITDRDLQLREGGAVYLENDARKIVVTAYQERKQEEITHPLLETKVPFGLLPQLQARFMARTIRGDMDGYIPFLVK; translated from the coding sequence ATGTACCAGATCCTCAATACACTCTACATCATGACACCCAATGCCTACGCGCACTTGGAGAACGATACCGTGCGCATCGACGTGGAGCGGCAAAAGAAGCTCCAAGTACCGCTGCATCACTTGGGCACACTCGTTTGCTTTGGCAATGTCATGGTCTCCCCGGCATTGATGCATCGCTGTGCCGATGATGGCATCGGTTTGGTGTTGCTGGATACGAATGGACGGTTTAAAGCCCGGCTGGAAGGTGCGGTCAGCGGCAATATTCTGTTGCGCCAGGCGCAGCACCGTAAAGCGGCGGAGGAGCCGTTCGCGCTGGCGATAGCTAAAGCGGTGATTGCCGGGAAATTACGCAATTGCCGCCAGGTGTTGCAGCGCGGTGCGCGTGAAACGACGGATGAACAAGATCAAAAAATACTTAGCCAGGCATCGGAAGCATTGGCCGGTTCCATACGTAATCTGGCGGTAGCTGCGGATCTGGATGTGGTGCGCGGTGTTGAAGGCGATGCTGCCAAAGTTTACTTCTCGGCATTGCCAAGTTTAGTGCGGCGCAATATCCGTGAGCATTTCACCATGGAGGGTCGAACCCGTAGACCGCCGCGTGACCGCTTTAATGCGTTATTGTCATTTCTTTATTCCATGGTGATGAACGATTGCCGCTCGGCGCTCGAAAGTGTCGGTCTCGATCCGCAGCTGGGTTTCTTGCACAGTGTGCGTCCCGGCAGAGCGGCATTAGCACTGGATTTGATGGAAGAGTTCCGATCCATTTTTGCCGACCGGTTGGCCCTGACGCTGATTAATCGCGGCCAGATTACCGATCGGGATTTGCAGTTACGCGAAGGTGGCGCGGTGTATCTGGAAAATGACGCGCGGAAAATCGTAGTAACAGCGTATCAAGAACGCAAGCAGGAAGAAATCACGCATCCATTGCTGGAAACCAAAGTACCGTTCGGATTATTGCCGCAACTGCAAGCGCGTTTCATGGCGCGCACCATTCGCGGTGACATGGACGGATACATCCCCTTTCTGGTGAAATAG
- the cas7c gene encoding type I-C CRISPR-associated protein Cas7/Csd2, whose translation MSTLQNKIDFAVILRVIHANPNGDPLNGNRPRADYDGHGEITDVCIKRKLRNRLLENGQSIFVQSDDQKTDDFKSLKARADAALGKKLGSSETVKLACEQWFDVRTFGQLFAFKSDKKTKKETDSEGDSGVSIGIRGPVTIQSAFSVEPIDVSSTQITKSVSGEGDGSKRGSDTMGMKHRVDNGIYVFYGSMNPQLAERTGFSDADADTLKQLLPKLFENDESSARPAGSMEILKVIWWKHNCKSGQYSSAKVHRTLRESIQSDGSFELEELEGLEPEIINGF comes from the coding sequence ATGAGCACATTGCAAAACAAAATCGACTTCGCCGTTATCCTGCGAGTTATACATGCAAACCCTAACGGCGATCCACTGAACGGAAATCGTCCACGCGCGGACTATGACGGACATGGAGAAATTACTGATGTTTGCATTAAACGTAAACTCAGAAATCGATTGTTGGAGAATGGTCAAAGTATTTTTGTACAGTCCGATGATCAAAAAACAGATGATTTTAAAAGCCTAAAAGCAAGAGCAGATGCTGCTCTTGGGAAGAAGCTTGGTTCAAGCGAAACAGTGAAGTTGGCTTGTGAGCAATGGTTTGATGTTCGTACATTTGGACAGCTCTTTGCGTTCAAATCAGACAAAAAAACAAAAAAAGAAACTGATAGTGAAGGTGATAGCGGCGTATCTATTGGCATTCGTGGTCCCGTAACGATCCAATCTGCATTTAGTGTGGAGCCAATCGATGTCAGTAGCACCCAGATTACCAAGAGCGTTAGCGGTGAAGGGGACGGCAGCAAGCGTGGCTCTGACACAATGGGCATGAAACATAGAGTTGACAATGGGATTTACGTTTTCTACGGTAGTATGAACCCGCAATTGGCTGAACGAACGGGATTTAGCGATGCCGATGCTGATACTTTGAAGCAATTGCTTCCAAAGTTATTTGAGAATGACGAGTCATCCGCAAGGCCAGCGGGAAGTATGGAAATACTGAAAGTGATTTGGTGGAAGCACAATTGCAAATCCGGACAATATTCTTCGGCCAAGGTACATCGAACACTTCGAGAATCGATTCAGTCTGACGGAAGTTTTGAGCTTGAGGAATTAGAAGGTCTTGAGCCTGAAATCATTAATGGGTTTTGA